DNA from Pomacea canaliculata isolate SZHN2017 linkage group LG9, ASM307304v1, whole genome shotgun sequence:
aaaatgaacagattaaataaaaatattatcacagaGTCTTATTACAAAAGGAACCCTTGCCTGTTACACTACTTTGAATCATTCACatgattttacaaaacaaacaaaacagcattaTCTTACAAACAAAGGTGAGTAAGGAAACAAAATATCCATAGTATTTGAGTTGATACTTTAGCCTTTATGGATTTTGACAGCAATCATTGACACTTGTTTGTTGAAATTAACTTACAAACCACCAACATATAAAATTAAAGGCACAAAGATCTTACTCCTTGTCTTCCACAGTGCAACCAAATGTTGCCCAACAAATGACCTTCAGTGGTTATGTTGCCTTTATCACAACTCACAGACACTGCTCCACTCtgcattaaacacaaaatgtctCATACAGTTTAATCTGTGCATCTCCTcttgaacacacatacactaaaacATATCACACATCTCAGATGGAATATACAATCAcctttttaattatctttttaacaaaattccTTCTAGAGGAGCTCATAAATCAAATCCATTATTACCTTTATATGTTTCAGATGGCAGTCACCATTTAGAAGATGAATAGTGATATTGTCACTTTCCATATCACTGATGCTTATATCATGGTCACTCACCATGGTGAttcctttattaaaaaaaagaaagttactcTTCAAACATGGTCAAAGAAactaaggaaaataaagatattaaaccctattaatttatatatttatatgtgcatTGTAACTTAAATAagagatatttttatatacagcttttttttctttttcatcataattACAGTCAGGATAATCTGAAATAGATTTACTTTGACTTATATTAAACTAGCCATATTAACTGAGGTAGTGGATTTGTGTCTTAATAATATGATCAACTAAATGCCTTTTCACAATATCTAATTAAGTAGCAATGCTgaactgtgtttatttttaagtggaCAATTTCtaaattcttttaaatgatACAGTTGTATACTCTCACCAAATCTCATGGGTAAGAACATTTCACACACTACTGGCAACGTGACACCAGGCGGTTGCTTGCAGGTGATATGCATCTTTTCTCCATCCTCAGAGACTGAAACGTTCATTTCATACACTTTCCCAATTTCGCTTAGTTTTCTTCCCGAGATATTCTCTCGATTGCCACTGTCACATTCAGAATCGTAATACATCTTTACAATACTCTTGTTCATGTCCGGATAATCTGTGAGATTTAAGGGGTGAATGTGCACTTTGAAAGGAAAATTTTGCACAGTTAGTGTTCCATACGGGCTCACCTCACTAAACCAGGCTTCTATAAGAGATTCTGAAGATAACTTTTCTGCGGCAGTCCCCGAAATTTGTGACGAAAAATCTGCTCTTGATCTGGTAGATAGCGCGTGTCTTTTAGTATGATTCATTCGTTTAAGCAAAGAGGacatgtttgcattttgggaTAAGCAACAACGTATATTTCTGTATTGTTTCACTCCCCATGTTAATGTCTCACATCTAAAAAAACGCCCAAAAAAGCCAACATTGCGTTGATATCTTCCGAGAAGTCGGCAATTTAAATTTACCAACACTGGCATTGCCATACTCAGTTTGAAATACTGCCCTTTTAGtcatacaaaaataattgcTTCAAAGGACTTGTTCTTTATCTTTCGCTTTCATAACATCGTGCaatgcgcttttttttttctctccttttcttcttctttccacTCGCTTGTCGATAAATACTCCGGTAGTGGCGAGGGATCGACCAGCCAAGAACTTTTTACACGCGAGAGTTCCAAAGATGCATCAACATGTGATATACGTCATCAGTCCGATGTGCGCATGCTCAATAGTAGAAAAACAACACGTTCTCGAGGCACGTTCCTGAAAAAGAGAAAcgaaaaaatcaaatatttgaattatttgCGCCGTTCATTAGTTGCACTTATAAATTTTTAGtcaaaatcatttaaaagaGTACAGTTCAACGTCTAATTGAGTGTGCGAGTATCGTCCGCAGCGAGACAACCATCctagcacgaacttgtattactggattgctggcaaagcttccggtttttttttttacatgtttgattaactactaaaacgaagcaTGAGAcaacaaaacttccggtttattcacattaatTGTTAAGgtggagaacttcacaagaggctaagcgttggtcttggcagacagacagcaatccacctacatACGTCCATGAGCCTAGACATAGTAACGAAGTGGCGTCGCTGTTAC
Protein-coding regions in this window:
- the LOC112572928 gene encoding protein FAM185A-like, yielding MAMPVLVNLNCRLLGRYQRNVGFFGRFFRCETLTWGVKQYRNIRCCLSQNANMSSLLKRMNHTKRHALSTRSRADFSSQISGTAAEKLSSESLIEAWFSEVSPYGTLTVQNFPFKVHIHPLNLTDYPDMNKSIVKMYYDSECDSGNRENISGRKLSEIGKVYEMNVSVSEDGEKMHITCKQPPGVTLPVVCEMFLPMRFGITMVSDHDISISDMESDNITIHLLNGDCHLKHIKSGAVSVSCDKGNITTEGHLLGNIWLHCGRQGKIVGERFQGTTVLCKTEDGDVNIKMLYTEKSDFSSGSGDIILGGSHGNISAESKRGNLTVGSLDGSLHVNLENGSADVFVAKSENVFIDTKQGDVTLRLPERASYSLDLNALQVEKDDIFSRDTDQQGNEFLSPVSSHKITATALKGKISLKTQDWLSSLKLNFVSDP